The Salvelinus namaycush isolate Seneca chromosome 5, SaNama_1.0, whole genome shotgun sequence genome segment CTTCCCTCACTTCTGTCTTGGCCGAGGTCTCATCGACATGGTGAAGAACCAGGCCATGGCCGACGCTCTGGAGAGATTTGGTAAGAACTGCATTTCCCCATGAGCCATTTTTCTATGTAATTCAGCGCAGAGGTGTCTCTTGAACATTTCTCTAAACCCACTCCTCCTGCTGTTCACAGGTGAGAACCGCTTCCGATCCCCTCTGGAATGGGACATGGTGGGCAAGAACCTGTTTGCCATGGCCGTGGAAGGAGTGGTCTTCTTCATCATCACCGTCCTTTTCCAGTACCGCTTCTGCATCAAGCCCATTAACCTGCACACCAAGCTCCCTCCGGTGGGTGAGGAGGACGAGGACGTggccagagagaggcagaggatcGTCAACGGACTGGGACACGGAGACATCCTGGAGCTCCGACAGCTCACCAAGGTCTACAAGAGGAAGCAAAAGCCAGTTGTAGACCGCCTGTGTGTGGGCATCCCTCCTGGAGAGGTAAGATTAGAATATTTAAAACAAGTAAATACACGATGCAATGACATGCAATCTCTTTCAATCTCGTATATTTCCTCTgtttcctttctctttctctcagtgCTTTGGCCTCCTGGGTGTGAACGGAGCTGGAAAGACCACCACCTTCAAAATGCTGACAGGAGACTCCATGGTCACCAGTGGAGAAGCTTTCCTGGCTGGAAAAAGGTAAGtcagccattttgtgccagaGAGCTCATACTAGGTATTACAGTGGAGAGCTTCAGTAGTCTAAATGTGAGACTTACTTTTTTTGCTTTGGTAGTATACTGCGGGAGATAGACGAAGTGCACCAGAACATGGGCTACTGTCCCCAGTTTGACGCCATCAACGAACTGCTGACAGGCAGAGAGCACCTGGAGTTCTACGCCGTCCTGCGTGGAGTGCCCGAGAAGGAAGTGTGCGAGGTTGCTGAATGGGGCATCCGTAAGCTGGGCCTAGTAAAGTATGTGGACAAGGCAGCAGGAAGCTACAGCGGAGGAAACATGAGGAAACTCTCCACGGCCATGGCCCTAATAGGAGGACCACCCGTCGTGTTCCTGGTACGTATCatgtcccaacacacacacacacacacacagacctacatAAACTGTAAACACCAACACAAGGGGATCAGACTAGTTGCATCAGCTTGGAGGTGACCTTGATGTGACATATCAACAAAGGAACCTCTTCTAAGTCAGATAACTGGTGTTTAATTGTTCTCCCAGTGGGGACTGCAGCAGCGATGGTTGTGTAATGAGGGTTAGATTAAAACTCTCCCACTGGCACGCCACAGTGCTCTCAAAGGGTTCCTGGAAAATCATAGGCTTATGTTTTGCTCCTAttgggctggagagaggggcTGGCCACATCAGATGTGAGTGggataaaaggagagagagatagaaactgAATGGTCAGACAATGcaagagacagagcaagagacatggtgagagcgaaagagaaacgacataaacaaagacagagagaaagcaagTTTCTAATAGCAAAATGCAACACTAGAAGAGCCATAATGCCTTGCTTCCCCCTGCTGCTGGTCTTCTCTGTGTTTTTCCTGCTCAACCTGTGGGCCAACCTTAACCTGGCTGTGCTCTTTGTGACAGGACGAGCCCACTACTGGGATGGACCCAAAAGCGCGCAGGGCCTTATGGAACTGCATCCACAGCGTCATCAAGGAGGGACGCTCCGTAGTGCTCACCTCGCACAGGTAACCAGAAACACCATAACACCTCAGCCATGCTAGGCTAAGAGCTAACTGCTATACATTGAAATGCATGGTCTTGTTGTTGATTGGTTGGCAACATAGCTTATGTACGGTATAGGCTGCGGTTAGGCAATCCTCATTAGCACAAATGTAGCCTATTGGCATGTACTACGTAGTTTACATGATTCAAAGTATTGCTTACCCACTTACTGTGCAGGATGACAATAATAGCTTTTGGAGTGTTAACTTTACTTTGACAAGGTATTAGCTATTTGACATAGACTAACCTTTGCAGGGATGTGATTTCTAGTTCATCAATTCCTTTACACTGTATCTAATGTCTGTGTCTACCATTTTGTGTCTTCAGTATGGAGGAATGTGAGGCCCTGTGCACCAGAATGGCCATCATGGTCAACGGCAGATTCCGTTGCTTGGGGAGCGTTCAGCACCTAAAGAATAGGTAAGATGACAAGTCCTTTCACTGATGCATATAAAACAAGCAAATACCTACAAAGTGTATTTCGCTCTGTGGCTTTAAATACAGTAAATTGCTCAAATGATGTATTGATATATTTTTGCATTTtactattccccccccccctaattcatgttttaatttttttttgtaaatctAGATGTATTTGTTTATAATTCTTAACAATGCTTTTTTGTATGATTTTGTAATCATTTGAAAGGGGAGGTGCCTTACAAGCCTCTCagggttttttattttttttacctctcCTGAAATCTCTTTGTTTTCCTTTTAAACGCTCATCTTATTTTCTTGTAagcaaaatgttttattaaataatttgttcaccttgtccccccccccatattttctccttccctctgtctctccaggtTCGGAGACGGGTACACCATCATCCTGCGTGTGGCGGGGGCGGACCCTGACCTGCCGCCGGTGATGAAGTTCATTGAGAGCGAGCTGCCGGGCAGCACCCTGAAGGAGAAGCACAGGAACATGCTGCAGTACCAGctgccctcctctctcacctccctgGCACACATCTTCAGCATCCTGGCCAAGAACAAGGACCTGCTTCGGATTGAAGACTACTCTGTCGCGCAGACCACACTGGACCAGGTAAGACGCCATCCGTCACTGATTTAAGGCTTTGTGGTCAAGAGTTGTTTTCGTTGAGTTGTGATTACAGCACTATGCATGTTTGTCTTTCTGCATGTTCTTTTATTAGTAGACTGGACATAGCATCATGTACGCTAATGAGGGTTGGAATGTACTGTGATAATAGCTTACACTCTCTTCTCTACCAGGTGTTTGTGAACTTTGCCAAGGACCAGAGTGACGATTACCACTCAAAAGACAATTCAGTTAAGCGCAAAGAGGCGGTGGTGGACAATACCCCGCTCAGCTCGCGGCAGGCTGAAGATAAGCTAACCGAGGAGAGGCTAAAGGAGAGCTTGGTGTGAGCAAACAGACACCATCTTCCACCCAAAACTGGAACCCGCAAACAGTGTTGGACTGAGTTTATGTCCTTGTATTATTACAGTAGTATTTTAATGTTTTAATTCTTCAGCCAGGTGTTGCCCTCGGAAGGAAAGCTCAATGCAAGTCAATGCAAAGTTTCCCAATCGTGCTGAAGCGAGTTGAGGCCCAGAGAGCCCTTCACGATAGTCATTAAGGAGAAAGAGTATTAAACTTGGAATAACTGCCATAATTTTATTATGTGCTTCAGCAGACGTTATGCAGTGTATATTTTTAAGGAAACTGTGTTCATGTCTGTGTAATTCCAATTAACTGGTTTCTACCAATAGGAAAATAATTCAGGGTCtgtttcttttggttttgttctCCAAGACCAGAATTACATGATGAAGAATCCCAATCATTTCTGTGGCCAAGGGCTGTACTGTAGAATCTGAATTTGTTTGATTTTGTTTTGAAAGATGTACCTTATTTATATATTAATGAATATATAAAACAAGGAATTGTTTAATTATGTTTGGCTAAGTACATTGTGGCATTACTGTAATTATGAATGTTCTTCCTTGTAGTTCAGTACCTATTGAAACACTCCAATTGCAGAGACTAAGTACACTTTTCAATGTACACTATGCAAATAACTAcaagttaaaaatatatatataaaaaaaatattttatagcTTTTTTACAGAAAACTAAAAGATTTGTTTGTGGGTTAAGACGCATTATCAACATTTGCAATGAATACCTCAACGCAACATACCACAGTGCCCTGCCAGACAAGCTGTTAAGGATACTTCAGTATTTTCAACACCTAACCACTAGGTGAAAAAAGAAACATtccctccatgggttgataatcAAGTGCCATTTTATTGTGAAATTCATTTTGTGGTCATTCGGGTAAAATGACTCAGTATTTTGAAACAAAGCTTGCCTGAAATGAGGGCAGTTCAACATTCCAAGCACTTTATTTGTGGTGTTAATTGGAATATTGTTTTTGCACTGGAATTTCCACAGACTGTATacaattgtttgttttgtttttgatcAAAAAGAAAGAATCCTACcaagaaaattatttatttaatagCTGTTTATGTTTTTAATGTATTGAGAAAGGCTGTGGGAATGTCTGTTACTCGCCCTGTACAATACTTATTTACACAATAAAACCCAGCAAATCGTCAGTCCTGGCAAGTGTTTTCCATTCTCTTAATCTTGTATCAACATGGATATAAACTTAATCCTGTCCAAAACCACATTTTAGCAGAATGTTTCATTTTGAAATATGTCTTTATTGGTCATACATTTTCACATAGCCTTCTTATTGACAAAGGTTACGGAAAAGCGCATTCTAGTCCAGGCAAGTATTCATGTGGTATGTACACGATGAATAAGGCACAATTATCCATACCTATTAATATAGTATGAATGGCGCTTGTAAACGCCAgagtagtgggttcgattcccaggaccacccatatgcAAAacgtatgcacgcatgactgagTCGCACACGTCTACTAAATGGaatatattataatacatataatATAAATCTAATCCATTACTAACATAATACTGTTTGATTCAGGACAGAGGCATTTCATAACAAGCAGTTCTTTACAACATATAAATGCATTTCACAAGAGCCATCTATTGTTAAAAGCCTGAACAGTCCTCAGTAGAATGAAATAAACAGTGTTATAGCCAAGGTCCTAATTATACTTGGTCCTGAGTGACTTATATATTGATATCAGTATAACATTCATAATTACAAGTAATACATTGTTTGAGTGCTACTGTCATCACATTTAGATGATATGATCACCATTGGTTGATTGATTTAAGAAATCTCAGTAGCATTTTATAACCTCTACTTAGGTCTATAAACAGTGTAAGACGCATATTAGATCCAGTTGAGGTTTAGTCCCTTTAATCCTGGGTTTCAGTGTGAGATCACTTGAGGGGAGAGTAGGGGCAGGGGAACATGAGTTTGTTCGTCTGCGACTCCAGATAGGTCACACTCTCCCTCACTTTGGGGAGAGAGATCATGAGAGAGGTTTGGAAGAGTGCAGATAGAAACTAAAATGTGAATAGAGCTGTCAAAATTCCCTTTTCTTCTTGGATTAAAAGGGGAATAAATTAAAGGGCTTACCGGCTGCCACCACCCTGGCATCACCATGGGCTTTGTGGCGTACTGCTGCACGTTGGTCCGGACTCTCATACCACCACAGGGCATTGACTGGCAAACAAGGAGAAATCCCATTCTGCCTCACACTCTTGCATTCATATTATAATATCAGTGTTGTTACACGTGTTAGATCATCCCATCCTGATAATCATTGACCCGATTGTTACTGTACCTTTGTTGAGTCGTCCAAACTCGCTGTGAAAGACCCCTACCAGGTGGGCGTGCCCACAGGCAGCGTGGGTACTGACTGCAGCCTGGAAGGCCTCCCCCCACACTGCTGGGCCCCCTGGCCTCATCTGGAACGATGCCAACTCATAtacccctgaaacacacacacccttaatAATATGCCACATATCCAACTATCATAATTTCTTAAACCAACCCCTAGCCTCTACAAACGCTTTAAATCTAGCTCAGTGGTTTGGCAGAACACTTTTATTCCAGAGCAGTTATCTGTGTGCATTCAACTGTCGAGGGTGATGCAACATAGCACTACAGATCTGTGTTGAAAGGAACTTTTTCTTAATTGGAACACAGTGGTTTTGTTGACCAAATCTGTATGAATGTCAtgtgctgtacatttcaaaaacTAATTTTAAATGAGGCTAAAGTGCATCAGTGTGTAACTCCTCCCTGTGGGGAAATCACTCATTTACATTTCAATCAGtaagcagacgctcttattcagagcgacttacagttgcaaattaggtttaagtgccttgctcaatggcacattgacagattagtcacctagtcagcttggggaattcaaaccagcaacctttcggttacttgcccaacATGCTAAGAAgcgaggctacctgccaccacctCCTTTGGGTAAACAGGGCTAATTTCATTTCCTGCTAAAAACACAAGGTGCTGTCCTGTACTTATGAGGAATATAACTACTCTAAAAAACAGTTCTGTTGTTTACAAAATGTGTGCTAGATTAGTGTTGTCCAAGGAAATAAACACAAAAGGTCAATGCACACGCACAAATAAGAAGGGAGaagttctgcttttctgtctCGGGAGAACTAAACTCAAACAGTGTCAGACAAGAGGGTAATTATTTAACTCAGCTACTCACCACCTTCCTTGGGAGGCCTGTCCACCTTGCTCCAGGGCACCAAATACGTGACCTCGTTGTCCTGAGACATGAGCATGGGCATGGCCTTGGAGATGTACTCCTCAATCCATTTGGGGTCCTGAGCCAAGGATGCGCGCACACCTGCCCGCTGAGCATAGCTGTCTAGATAGCAACACAACAataggagagacagtgagatataCTGATGATACAATGGCTTATTTTACATTGTTCTCTGGGCTTGAGTTCATGCAGGTTCCCTTACAGTCAATTTAGGATTCAGAAATGCAAACATGAGTGCTTGCTTATTGTAGGTGAATATCCATTCCTTTATACAATTTCAATGTACAGTATTTCCTGAGTTGACTGAATTACACATGGAATTGGCCTCAAAGCCCTAGCTtgctctctgcctcctcctcacCATACTTCCAGATGTGGAAGACCTGGTTCAAGCCTCCGTACTCCACACTCCAGTAGCCCAGGAGCTCGGAGTGAGCAGTACGCAGGTGGATCTTCTCATTGGTCAGCTTGAGGAAGGCAGCGTTCTTCTCTGGAAGGATTCTGTAGGTACGGAATTCATAGAAGGTCCCATGTTGCTGCTGGGGCCCAGTGGAAATACAGTCCAGAGGCTGACAGGAGAGAAGTACAGTCACTGCCGACACCCTGTGGTCAATGTGGCTTTTACATGAATTCCATGGTAAGCGAATTTTGCTGAGACACATTATAAATCTATACCGAACAAAAAcaattgatttcaaagtttaataAACCAAAGAACTGTTTGCACAGgaactacttttaacaatttccactgaacattttacaaaaacacatttacaggaaGAAATGTGCATATCCAacgtttggtaacagaataaaaCTGAAGGAGATTTTACAGAAATTCTGTTAAAAAAACTGCAGATTCAAAGTTTGTTATGTACTGTGTAAACTGTTCAAGGTAGTCGTTGTGCATAGTATggcttgttaaactttgaaatcaatgtttgtttatttacattttaaagaAATTGGGAGTCTCAGCATAATTCCGTTACCATGGAATTAATTGCCCATTACTGACAGCATAAAATTCTAATACGATACTATATGTATTCTAATTTATCTCTTAATTTCCTGTTTTTTTGCTTGAGGAACCCAGCTGGATACTTTATTCAGTGTCATGACTTAAATGTGGGTTTTAGTCAAACCTTTGGTGTTGTCTTTCCGCTATTTATCACGTTAAATTAATCTTAAACGAATTGCCTACTCCTATGAGCAAAACTATTCTGGTCCTgtttcccgatagcgatggaatTTAGGCTAACCGATGTTTTATTGATGCATCGTTCCTACAACTGCCGGAGATAcacgtttcccaaaacaccacgcaAATAAATCGTTGGagcatgtgtcgatactgatatGATCGAAAGAAAGGGGGCGCTGTTCTTGGGTCAGCTTTCTGAATGCAAATATAACTTTTACATTttaattatttcacaatactgacgacGGATCAGCTTCTAGAGAAATATTATCGCTTACGGCTACAAATATTGAGACGTCTTATTGCTTACCCAATAAAAATGCACTAAATCACTGATTTGAAACGTCATTGCGCAGTTAGGCTACACATCATaaaatatattgagacaaattacagacagtaaGTAGCCTGTAGCAAAATATAActaaattgattgaacatgaaatgtatttcaatatgattgaaataagcctactgtttatattttaatgaagtcatctcggttttcatttAAAGTATATTTTTTATACTTcgcttgtttgtatcaattgcaaaAGACATTGgtaactttgtatttgtagtcaactttgttctgaagttatctGCGGTCACAGATTGATAAACCCAATATTTAGCGGAGATATTCtgtgtagcctataggcctaaaGTGACGTGGTTGGGCAAAAAAAGCATATACGAAGcactgttctacgagtggtcgaAGGCAAAAAAATAGACTACGagcgttttcaagtgcaacgttaataacgatggttttgggaaacagctcggaGATTGAACGATGAAcatagccttaagatgcttttggaaaACCGGGCCTTAGCTTTTTGGAATCAGTTTGCTACCCAACCTTTCATTCAGTTTGGTCCAAAGGTCTGTTGTACAGTGGAGTTTGACTTCTCCCTAGTAAGCCAGTCTAAAATGTCTGCAGTGTGCATTAATTGTATTGCATAACGTTACTCGTACTCTTGCGTCGAAAATCTAAGACAATGTTTCCTTACTATGCAAAGTTAGATATGGTAAATAAAAAAAGTCACACACACTGTATCCTATAGGTCCTTGgtaaataaaacatgtaaaatGCATGACATTTCCTCATGGAATGACTTAAAATAATAGTGCCATCTGCCGACCGGTTGGGCTACATACACCGAGGGCAAATCTCTCCTAACTTCCAAGATTTCGCAATACTACGCAGATATTGCAAAAAGCGTTTGCATAAATGAAAACTGAAACTCACATTGACTTTTGTCAAACCTTATGACTGTTATTAAGCTACAAACGTGAACTTTTAAAATAACGTGAACAATCAATTTGCATTGGAATTTGCCCTCATCGCACTGTCAAAATAGTCCAAACTTACCACGTCACCATTTTTCAAACAAATATTTTCTATAAGCCTTGACGATCTGCGAAAATAATTTCTTACTGTAAACATTTCGCTTGAAAGTTTTTATAATAAAACTAGTGTTACAAAAAGTAACCAAGAGCACCTTGCGAGTTCAGTCAGAGAGGATGGCGGAGCGAGACGTTTCACTCTCGTCCAAATCTGTACAAAATAATGAATTTATATGGGTTTATTTTGGACCTAAACTCCATCGCCTGCCTTTGttgggcggagacatgagcatatCGTCATTATATACAAATCTCTGGTTCAGTAAACTGTTTTTGAGTTGTCCGAAGAGGCGTAGCGAGAGGATTTACTCCGCCCAAAAATGATTTATTCTATCCTTTTTTGTATGGAAGTCTATGAGAGTGTCGAATTTAAGTGAGGCtaatttgatcgaatagaagtttcgtagTGTTTAGTCTGTTACACATATGTTaatgtactgatataagtggatGGCTTTCCGAAAAACAACTCAGCTATGCCTGTCGTTCACaggcgtatctgccctctcattggctagaatggtcccacccgATCTCACTTGCCTACACCCAATTgtggacatgtatttccattgttagagcggtcactcggctatcttgtcaatataatagatcatctttggCGTTGTGCAGTTGTAGACTACGGAAACCGAAAGAAGCTCAAATTTAGAGATCCATGAGAAAAAAATACTAATTTGAGCTACCTTTCCGATATAAAAGATGGTCTAAGGGAGAAGATAAAATGTCATTTGGTAACAAATAGTAAGAATGAAATATGGCATGTATATCTACACTTGGGTGAGTTAAAATATTATGAATAATAATAAAGTAAAATAAGAAAAGTATAATTTACTATTCCGAATATTTAATCCAACCAGGATAAGACCACCCCCCCCTAGAGTCTGATTCATCTCAAACTTTCGTCCTCCCTGTCACTAATTTTAGGATATAGGGaaaggggaatacctagtcaattgtacaacggaatgcattcaactgaaatgtgtgttccgcatttaacccaaccctctgaatcagagaggtgcggggggctgccctaATCGAAAACCACGTCTTCTGcttccggggaacagtgggttaactgccttactcaggggcagaacgacagatttgtaccttgtcagctcggggattcgatcccgaacctttcggttactggcccaacgttacCTGACCGTATTGTATTAAGCCTTCTGTGACAAAATTGTTATATAAATCATATTTGATTGAATGTACATAAAGTCATGTGTTCCTTCAAAATGAAAAATAATTATGCGAATGAGAGCCTCATTAGCACAAAAAAAAGGGGTTGTAGACGTTGCAGCTGACTGACTGAGCTACAAATCACcatgcatcataaataactactcattattatttgtagatcagtcagtcagtcaccattTACCCATAATGCatcatggatttgatgctctcgaccACGGCCAATATAAGTAGGCCAAATATAGGCCTAATAAAACCAAATTAGCCTGCCATACAGGTGAAAACAAGACCAGGTCATATTGTTGTGGGGACCAAAATATTACAAAATCGGTACAAATTCAGTGAACATAATGTACGGTCTTTAATTCagtgctttaaaaaaaaacgtattacaTAGTAAGGTTTGATAGTTGCTCTTGGTCAACATGTATGCATTTCATCATCAACAACACCAGTGTCACACCCCCGTTTTTATAGGGCGCTCAGCAATATTTAGGCAGTAGGAATGTTCATCCCTTAATAAAGGCCTGGACAATAGGGGGGCTCTGTCGTAACTGTTGCTGGCGGGCTGGTCAGGTGCAATGCCGTCAAAACATCAGCTTTACCCAACACAGGGTCACATTATTTCACAGACAAACAGACGCGACCTCCACTATATGACAACGCCTCTCCATCCACAGGGACTAAACCAACAGCAGACCTTAAGCAAGGCACATCGCAGATAATACAGAAGCAAAGGAGACATCATAGAGATTATATTATACTTTTGGAGCTGCATTCAGTAATTGGACCTATACCAACTATTGTTATCAGTTGAATTGGATCTCTTTTGGTCAGACTACATGAACATGATTGGGAAAACTCTTTTGctagtctgtctggctgtcttcTTTTCTGCAGGTAAATACATTAATCATTTATATTAACAAAATGCCTGACTATTCTGTACATAATTCATGTTTCATTTCCATTTAGGAACTGTAGTTTGTCAAAACATGACAAAGATTGTACTGTCGATTGTACTGTTCATTAGCAGTTATGATAATAAATGATAGGTAGTAAAGAATAATAGGTTAAATTCTACTTGTGGTTATATGTCGCATTAGCAGACGCAGCGGACCAATCCAGACTCTACAGGAGGGTGAGGCTTCCATTCAAATATTATCATTACAGTTCCCTATACTAATGTGGCAACTACAAATAATTCATGAGAATGTCCATGCATGACTATAGACGACCAGGGTTGGTTTAGTCTTCCAGGTGGTAAGATGATATCATCTTGAAATGTTATTTTATTCTTTTACTAGCCATCTTGTGGGGATATGAGCCAATCCCAGGCATGCCCGCTCAACTACTCCCCAGTGTGCGGTAATGATGGAAACACTTATCCCAACGAGTGTTCTCTGTGTGTTCACCGGCTGTGAGTCTACCATATATCAGTTTAATTATACTGAAATGTTTCCTCTCTAATTGTTTGGGTGTGCTGCTTATCTCTGTAGCACCCCCAGCGTCATCCGCACACAGTTGTACGTTTTGTTATAGCCAGTAAGCACAGGGTGGTGCTACAGTAGCCTGGTTGCAGGATCTGTACAAAGAGATCTGGCGACTAGGCAAGTGATTTTCTACCCCACCTATGAAAAAAGATCTATAGGAAACACAGAATTAGTCCACTGGAAAGCTTTATAAGAGATGTTTTGCTTGCTTTAAAAAAATCTTACTGGCTGttgctctctttgtctctcttaaGGGAAACCAATGCAGACATCTTGATAGTGAAAGACGGAAGTTGCTGAAGAGTAGCCTAATCAAGTACAGATGATTCCGCTGTGAATGTGATACTATTATCACATTTATCTTTGATTCTTTCTGTGATTGTATTAGTCGTTTTTTATGGAACACTCatgcacagtacacacacacacacacacacacacacacacacacacacacacacaatcatttaTAATCATATTGATTTGTATTAAATCTTAACACTATCTTTGTAAAGAATAAATCGATTTCAGTCCCAGCTCCTGTGGAATATTTTATCACTAAAGGTCCAGATGCTCCTTATTGTGTCCacattgtttgtttatttgtttgtgttatattgtcctatTTTATGTAATTATTCACGTAGTATGTTGATTGGAATACAATACACAAGATATTACACCTACAGTACATTTAAGTCACATTCTTGGTAGTAGTAACTTGTAGTAACCACATGGGTGCGCTACAACAAATATCCTTCCGTTTTTGCTTTTTCTTCCTCGATTTCCTGTGTCACATTTATTGTTTCCCCTA includes the following:
- the nipsnap3a gene encoding protein NipSnap homolog 3A; protein product: MFTVRNYFRRSSRLIENICLKNGDVPLDCISTGPQQQHGTFYEFRTYRILPEKNAAFLKLTNEKIHLRTAHSELLGYWSVEYGGLNQVFHIWKYDSYAQRAGVRASLAQDPKWIEEYISKAMPMLMSQDNEVTYLVPWSKVDRPPKEGGVYELASFQMRPGGPAVWGEAFQAAVSTHAACGHAHLVGVFHSEFGRLNKVNALWWYESPDQRAAVRHKAHGDARVVAAVRESVTYLESQTNKLMFPCPYSPLK
- the LOC120048077 gene encoding probable pancreatic secretory proteinase inhibitor isoform X1, whose protein sequence is MNMIGKTLLLVCLAVFFSAADAADQSRLYRRPSCGDMSQSQACPLNYSPVCGNDGNTYPNECSLCVHRLETNADILIVKDGSC
- the LOC120048077 gene encoding probable pancreatic secretory proteinase inhibitor isoform X2; translation: MNMIGKTLLLVCLAVFFSADAADQSRLYRRPSCGDMSQSQACPLNYSPVCGNDGNTYPNECSLCVHRLETNADILIVKDGSC